The proteins below come from a single Bdellovibrionales bacterium genomic window:
- a CDS encoding transposase → MRQTGFGFIKDYKKEFGGSLLAGKRKTARPLSVKNPIHLILKSTGSSCFALGNRKIESLIKSHAEKYGIKLYEISLNWSHIHLLIKLPSREAYLAFIRTITSLLVSLLSKLKGKSLKGLFDLRPFTKILSWGKQFKTVIKYHELNDLEGRGLFVRKKKAKSSHKHLPKNVL, encoded by the coding sequence ATGAGACAGACGGGCTTTGGTTTTATCAAAGATTATAAAAAAGAATTTGGCGGAAGCTTACTTGCTGGCAAACGAAAAACTGCAAGACCTCTATCAGTAAAAAATCCTATTCATCTCATTTTAAAAAGTACTGGGAGTTCTTGTTTTGCTCTTGGGAATAGAAAAATTGAGTCTTTGATAAAATCTCATGCAGAAAAGTATGGGATAAAGCTCTACGAGATTTCACTTAACTGGTCACACATTCATTTGCTGATTAAACTTCCATCGCGTGAAGCTTATTTAGCATTTATCAGAACCATCACATCACTTCTTGTAAGCCTACTTTCAAAGCTAAAAGGAAAATCCTTAAAAGGCCTTTTTGACCTTCGCCCCTTTACTAAGATTTTATCCTGGGGAAAGCAGTTTAAAACTGTGATCAAGTATCACGAACTCAACGATTTAGAAGGACGCGGACTGTTCGTGAGAAAAAAGAAAGCCAAAAGCTCACATAAACATCTGCCGAAGAACGTACTTTGA
- a CDS encoding S8 family serine peptidase — MLTTIFAFFVGLSMANAQSSGPEAVPGEYIVKFKPMAAPSGALNKVSNKINMKGSFPQMNMVHISLKGGTGDTTSIEELSNDPDVEYIEPNFVFKKSDFDDRAGLGAPDKVYEAGEVQALDQVSASSTSYSQNGAQTKVAEAWAIESSSSTYRPIVAIVDTGLDKNHPVFQNSNALWVNTREALNGVDDDYNGYIDDINGWNFISNSPDFYDDDGHGTHVAGIIVGTSLNIFAPTITETAKMRIMPLKFLDANGSGTTSNAIRAIYYAVNNGARVINNSWGGSSYSRALHEALTFAYSNRMFIATAAGNNGKNNDSVSMYPANYDVPSNVSVAATTDYDYLASFSNFGSRSVQIASPGVLILSTLPNNRTGTMSGTSMATPFVAGMAALAMREAPFLTGYQIKDIMLAKATAISSLLGKVSTSARINSYNLIVEAKAQANVQASQPDYSPVYQADARGLASEATPPKAGCGMVSTALLKGPGNNKDGFSGAGILAGLLMIPLIVWTVLRQRAMEKQKAADPAGRRKFERFKMDSDIRLMVGDRELSGSLKTISLGGASFSADEALEKGGIITMKIASPDGRDLVEVTGQVVWSEANQSYGVQFAGAEQSTLAMIQKWTAGLMKV, encoded by the coding sequence ATGCTTACAACGATATTTGCGTTTTTTGTCGGCCTTTCTATGGCCAATGCCCAATCTTCTGGTCCGGAAGCGGTCCCGGGAGAGTATATCGTGAAGTTCAAACCGATGGCGGCGCCCTCGGGTGCACTCAATAAGGTCTCTAATAAAATCAACATGAAGGGCTCCTTTCCGCAGATGAACATGGTTCATATCTCGTTGAAGGGCGGAACGGGAGATACGACTTCGATTGAGGAGCTCTCAAACGATCCAGATGTTGAGTATATTGAGCCTAACTTTGTCTTTAAGAAATCAGACTTCGATGACCGTGCGGGCCTCGGTGCCCCTGACAAGGTTTACGAAGCCGGTGAAGTTCAAGCGTTAGATCAAGTGTCGGCTTCGTCGACGAGCTATTCTCAAAACGGCGCTCAAACGAAAGTTGCTGAAGCTTGGGCCATCGAATCGTCTTCGTCAACCTACCGTCCGATCGTAGCAATCGTCGATACGGGCCTTGATAAGAATCATCCGGTGTTCCAGAACTCAAATGCATTGTGGGTGAATACTCGCGAAGCTTTGAACGGCGTAGACGACGACTATAACGGTTATATCGATGACATCAACGGCTGGAATTTCATCAGCAATTCGCCGGACTTCTATGATGACGACGGTCATGGTACCCACGTGGCTGGTATTATCGTTGGAACGAGTCTCAATATCTTCGCGCCGACAATTACCGAAACTGCGAAAATGCGCATCATGCCTTTGAAATTCCTCGATGCAAACGGCTCGGGCACCACTTCAAATGCCATCCGCGCGATTTACTATGCCGTGAATAACGGTGCGCGCGTGATCAACAACTCTTGGGGTGGTTCGTCTTATAGCCGCGCCCTCCATGAAGCTCTGACTTTTGCTTACTCAAACCGTATGTTCATTGCAACAGCGGCGGGTAATAACGGCAAGAACAACGATTCTGTTTCGATGTATCCGGCAAACTATGACGTTCCTTCAAACGTATCTGTGGCTGCGACCACGGATTATGACTACTTGGCAAGCTTCTCAAACTTCGGTTCTCGCTCAGTCCAAATTGCCAGCCCAGGGGTTTTGATCTTGAGTACATTGCCGAATAACCGTACGGGCACTATGTCCGGTACAAGTATGGCAACTCCATTTGTCGCGGGGATGGCAGCTCTTGCCATGCGCGAGGCTCCGTTCCTCACGGGCTATCAAATTAAAGACATCATGCTGGCGAAGGCGACCGCGATTTCAAGCTTGCTTGGAAAAGTTTCGACTTCAGCTCGCATTAACTCTTACAACCTCATCGTTGAGGCCAAAGCTCAAGCCAATGTGCAGGCAAGTCAGCCGGATTATTCTCCGGTTTACCAAGCCGATGCCCGTGGTCTAGCGTCGGAAGCGACTCCGCCTAAAGCGGGTTGCGGGATGGTTTCAACGGCTTTGTTGAAGGGCCCGGGCAATAATAAAGACGGCTTCAGCGGCGCCGGCATTCTTGCGGGCTTGCTGATGATTCCATTGATCGTGTGGACTGTTCTCAGACAGCGCGCGATGGAAAAACAAAAAGCGGCAGATCCAGCAGGCCGTCGTAAGTTCGAGCGCTTCAAAATGGATTCCGACATCCGACTCATGGTCGGAGACCGCGAGCTTTCCGGTTCACTCAAAACGATCTCCCTCGGTGGTGCGTCGTTCAGTGCCGACGAGGCCCTCGAAAAAGGCGGAATTATCACTATGAAGATCGCAAGCCCAGATGGCCGAGATCTCGTCGAGGTCACAGGTCAAGTCGTGTGGAGCGAAGCGAACCAGTCTTACGGGGTTCAGTTCGCGGGTGCCGAGCAGTCAACTCTGGCTATGATCCAGAAATGGACTGCAGGTTTGATGAAGGTATAA
- a CDS encoding DUF502 domain-containing protein, producing MNHFLKTLRQIFLKGLFTFLPIAVTIYIIYAGIVIMESMLGTTIQRFFPSLYVPGIGLLLTIVFIFLLGLLLNNILTASFFGNIERQLMKVPFIKAIYSPLKDVMNLFSHNGSKEMKSVVLVDVGDIKMLGLVTRDDFSDIQVNGHLNDRVAVFVPLSYGLGGYTMLVSRSKITEIDMPAEKAMSLAITGWVKVAHKHDGESR from the coding sequence ATGAATCACTTCCTCAAAACACTCCGTCAGATCTTCCTTAAGGGTCTTTTCACCTTCTTGCCTATCGCCGTCACGATTTACATCATCTACGCCGGTATTGTGATCATGGAAAGCATGCTGGGCACAACCATCCAGCGCTTCTTCCCGTCTCTGTATGTTCCAGGGATTGGTTTGTTACTCACGATTGTGTTTATTTTCCTGTTGGGTCTTCTGCTTAACAATATCCTGACAGCCAGCTTCTTCGGAAATATTGAAAGACAGCTGATGAAGGTGCCCTTTATTAAGGCGATCTACTCTCCGCTCAAGGACGTGATGAACTTGTTCTCGCATAATGGCTCTAAAGAAATGAAGAGCGTTGTGCTGGTCGATGTCGGCGACATCAAGATGCTGGGGCTTGTAACCCGCGATGACTTTAGCGATATTCAAGTCAACGGCCATCTGAATGACCGCGTGGCGGTGTTTGTTCCGCTCAGCTACGGCTTGGGTGGTTACACGATGCTGGTGTCGCGTTCAAAGATCACTGAAATCGATATGCCGGCGGAAAAGGCCATGAGCCTCGCCATCACTGGTTGGGTGAAAGTCGCCCACAAACATGACGGAGAATCTCGATGA
- the ygiD gene encoding 4,5-DOPA dioxygenase extradiol: MPVLFAGHGSPMNAIDHTEFGDALLRLGGSLPRPKAILVVSAHWQTSGTQVVSVDKPQTIHDFFGFPEKLFKTEYPAPGAPELAHRIHELMPTVKLTKAWGLDHGAWSVLIHLFPKADIPVLQLSLNELFTPVEHYAFAQGLKRLREEGVMIIASGNIVHNLRAVKWHGDPSPYAWSLNFDTNVKKAIEERDVQKLIDYDKVWPEDAAMSVPTSEHYLPLLYTMAVTDKEDTLSFPIEGYQMAAISMRTALWK, translated from the coding sequence ATGCCCGTGTTATTTGCTGGCCATGGGTCTCCGATGAATGCAATAGATCACACTGAGTTTGGGGATGCCCTCCTCAGACTTGGTGGGTCCCTCCCTCGGCCAAAAGCCATTCTGGTGGTGTCTGCCCATTGGCAGACCTCCGGAACTCAAGTGGTGAGTGTCGACAAACCGCAGACGATTCATGATTTTTTCGGATTTCCAGAAAAGCTCTTTAAGACCGAGTATCCTGCACCCGGTGCGCCTGAGCTTGCGCATCGTATTCACGAACTCATGCCGACGGTGAAGCTGACAAAAGCATGGGGCTTGGATCATGGCGCGTGGTCGGTTCTCATTCATCTTTTTCCAAAAGCCGACATTCCTGTTTTGCAGTTGAGTCTGAATGAACTCTTTACTCCGGTGGAGCACTATGCGTTTGCTCAGGGTTTGAAGCGTCTTCGCGAAGAAGGGGTGATGATCATTGCCAGCGGCAATATCGTTCACAACCTGCGTGCGGTGAAATGGCATGGCGATCCATCGCCTTATGCCTGGTCTTTGAATTTTGATACGAACGTCAAAAAAGCAATCGAAGAGCGCGACGTGCAAAAGCTCATCGACTACGATAAGGTATGGCCGGAAGATGCGGCGATGTCGGTTCCGACTTCGGAGCACTACTTGCCATTGCTTTACACCATGGCCGTCACGGACAAAGAAGACACCCTCAGCTTTCCGATCGAAGGCTATCAAATGGCCGCGATTTCCATGCGAACCGCGCTGTGGAAATAA
- a CDS encoding YceI family protein, producing the protein MKLMTLIAPALLMGSMAMAETKVPEGTYKLDAAHSKVGFEVTHLVVATVEGKFTDFEGTIKIDPKLDKSTLDVSIKAASINTDNKDRDEHLRSPDFFDAKKFEKLTFKSKKVTGTPEALKISGDLTIHGVTKPVTLDAKYTGSVKDPWGNERVAFRASTKINRKDYGLNWSKAVEVGPVVGDEVTLDLRVEAIKEKAQAAK; encoded by the coding sequence ATGAAACTCATGACACTTATCGCTCCAGCTCTTTTGATGGGCTCTATGGCAATGGCAGAAACAAAAGTTCCAGAGGGAACTTACAAACTCGATGCAGCTCACTCAAAAGTCGGCTTCGAAGTGACTCACTTGGTAGTCGCGACAGTCGAGGGTAAGTTCACTGATTTTGAAGGCACTATCAAAATTGATCCTAAATTGGATAAGTCGACATTAGATGTGTCGATTAAGGCAGCGTCAATTAACACAGATAACAAAGACCGTGACGAGCACTTGCGCAGCCCGGACTTCTTCGATGCGAAGAAATTCGAAAAGCTGACGTTTAAATCTAAGAAAGTGACTGGCACTCCAGAAGCTTTGAAGATTTCCGGTGATTTGACGATTCATGGCGTGACGAAGCCTGTGACTTTGGATGCAAAATATACCGGTAGTGTGAAAGATCCATGGGGTAACGAGCGCGTTGCTTTCCGTGCATCGACTAAAATCAACCGCAAAGACTATGGTTTGAACTGGTCTAAAGCAGTTGAAGTCGGCCCCGTTGTTGGCGACGAAGTGACTCTTGATTTGAGAGTCGAAGCTATTAAAGAAAAAGCGCAAGCTGCTAAGTAG
- a CDS encoding LysR family transcriptional regulator yields MSIDLNQILIFTKVIETGSFTKAAELLKQPKSRISRRLAALEKSLGTQLIYRTTRQLQLTETGKDYYRRCAPLIQDLENANNAMTSHAEEISGTLRITAPEDYGKHIVVPLIDEFIKKHPKVRAEVILSGAYLDLVKESIDIAFRIGNLKDAAMKSKRISSIVSIPVAAPAFLEKLPPITKPEQLSHVPCLSFRPGSRNQWRLLREKQDVKVKVQGPISSNSPEFIYHCTLLGRGVGLVPEFLCSEALQSGRLVQVLKGWSSEAIPIHILTPVQKDIPLKTKAFMAFAAERL; encoded by the coding sequence ATGAGTATCGATCTGAATCAAATATTGATATTTACCAAGGTGATAGAGACCGGAAGTTTTACAAAAGCGGCCGAGTTGCTAAAACAACCTAAGTCGAGGATCAGCCGAAGACTCGCCGCGCTAGAAAAATCCCTCGGCACTCAACTGATCTATCGCACAACGAGACAGTTGCAGCTCACCGAAACCGGCAAAGATTATTATCGCCGTTGCGCTCCCCTGATTCAGGATCTGGAAAATGCGAACAATGCAATGACTTCGCACGCAGAAGAAATCAGTGGCACTCTTCGCATCACCGCGCCTGAAGACTACGGCAAGCACATCGTTGTGCCGCTCATTGATGAGTTCATTAAGAAGCACCCCAAGGTCAGAGCCGAAGTGATCTTGTCAGGGGCCTACTTGGATTTGGTGAAGGAATCCATCGACATTGCTTTTCGCATCGGGAATCTCAAAGACGCTGCGATGAAATCAAAACGCATTTCAAGCATTGTCTCGATCCCCGTGGCGGCGCCGGCGTTTCTAGAAAAGTTGCCGCCGATCACCAAGCCCGAACAGCTCTCGCACGTGCCGTGCTTAAGTTTCCGGCCCGGCTCACGCAATCAGTGGCGCCTGCTTCGCGAAAAGCAAGATGTGAAGGTCAAAGTGCAAGGACCGATCTCGTCGAACTCTCCGGAGTTCATCTATCACTGCACCCTGCTCGGCCGCGGCGTAGGTCTGGTGCCGGAGTTCTTGTGTTCCGAAGCTCTCCAGAGTGGTCGCTTGGTCCAGGTGCTAAAAGGCTGGAGTTCAGAGGCCATCCCAATCCACATTCTCACTCCGGTACAGAAGGATATTCCGCTTAAGACCAAAGCCTTTATGGCCTTTGCCGCCGAGCGATTGTAG